One genomic window of Rissa tridactyla isolate bRisTri1 unplaced genomic scaffold, bRisTri1.patW.cur.20221130 scaffold_29, whole genome shotgun sequence includes the following:
- the LOC128903368 gene encoding olfactory receptor 14J1-like, which produces LHYGTLLGSRACVHMAAAAWGSGFLYALLHTANTFSLPLCQGNALDQFFCEIPQILKLSCSHSYFRKAGLLVVSACLGFGCFVFIVLSYVQIFRAVLRIPSEQGRHKAFSTCLPHLAVVSLFVSTAVFAYLKPPSISSPALDLVVAVLYSLVPP; this is translated from the coding sequence ctgcactacgggaccctcctgggcagcagagcttgtgtccacatggcagcagctgcctggggcagtgggtttctctatgctctcctgcacacggccaatacattttccctgcccctctgccagggcaatgccctggaccagttcttctgtgaaatcccccagatcctcaagctctcctgctcacactcctacttcaggaaagctgggcttcttgtggttagtgcctgtttaggctttggttgttttgttttcatcgtgctgtcctatgtgcagatcttcagggccgtgctgaggatcccctctgagcagggacggcacaaagccttttccacctgcctccctcacctggccgtggtctccctgtttgtcagcactgccgtgtttgcctacctcaagcccccctccatctcctccccagctctagacctggtggtggcagtcctgtactcattggtgcctcca